CCGCCTTGAGCGATAGGGCGGATTTGAGGCTAAATCTTAAACTTTCGTAAATTTCGTGACTGCGGCGGAACCATTAGCGGGCCGCTGCGTTTCTCCCCGGCAAAAAGAGGAAGCGTCCAGGTTCGCATCGTTTGAGTAGCGATCTGGGGAAATTCCCGATGACCCTGTGGGAGCCCTAAATGGCCGTTTCGCGCGAAAGCCCTTTCGCAAGCCGTACGTCGCGGATTATTCTCGGATTCACAGTCGCCATCTGCGCGGTTGCTGCTGTCGCAGCCGCGCCTTCAGCGTCTGATCCGAAGATTCAATCCACCGCCACTGGCGTCCAAGCCGCCGTGAGCCTGAGCGACGTCGGCATGCGACCGCTTGCGCGCGGACCGGCGATCCGAGTGGGGCGCGCCTTCGGCGCGGAGGATGAAGATTGCACGCTCGTCATCACGCCGAAAACTGACGAGCGGGGTCGCGTCCGTTACATGCGTAGCGTCTCCTGCGCCAATTGACGCCGAGAGTCGCGCACCCGGATTAGGCCAAAGGGCTGGCCTTGGGCGAGGATCGTTCGGAAACGGACGTCTTCGCCTTTTTCTTTTTTCCGGTCGAATGATCCGCTCGTTCCTTGCAGGCCGAACAGGATGACGAGCGTTTCAGGCGGGTTCAGTCGCGTGGCCAGCCAATTCGAGAAGGCGCGGCGCCCCGACCGGCTCGTCCCTGAGCAGCGGCACGACGGCGTAGCGGCGCGCATGGGTTGTCGCGACCTTTTCCATTTCCGCCAGCTCGTTCTCGGCGCGCTTGCGTAAGAGGGGCGAGCGCGGACGCGCCGCGGCCACGCTGTTATTGATGACCCACGCCCAAGGTTCGATGCCCGCACGGCGCAAATCCGCTTGCAGGTTGGCGGCTTCCAAGACCGGCGTCGTTTCCGCGAGCGTCACGAGCAAAACCTTGGTTCTGCGCGCGTCCTGCAACTGCATCATCGGCGTCGTGTAATGCGCGCCCCTGGCGTCCAGCATCCGCGCGACCTCGCGGTGATAGGCTCCTGTCGCATCCAGGAGCAGCAGCGTGTGGCCGGTCGGCGCGGTGTCCATGACCACGAATTTCTCGCCCGCCTCCCGGATGATGCGCGAGAAGGCCTGAAAGACGGCGATTTCCTCCGTGCAAGGCGAGCGCAAATCCTCTTCGAGCAAAGCGCGGCCCTGCGCGTCGAGCTTTGCGCCCTTCGTCCTCAGCACCTCTTGCCGGTAGCGCTCGGTTTCCGCGCGCGGGTCGATGCGGCTCACGGTCAGATTGTCGAGCGAACCATGCAGCGTTTCGGCGAGATGCGCGGCAGGGTCGGAAGTGGTGAGATGGACGGGCAGTCCGCGATGCGCCAACTCGACGGCGACCGCCGCCGCAAGCGTCGTCTTGCCGACGCCGCCCTTGCCCATCAGCATGACGAGGCCATGACCATCGGCGGCGACGCCGTCCACCAGTTCCGACAGGCTGGGCGCGTGCAGCTCGACAGCTTCGCCGACAGCGGCGTCCAGATGCGGCGGCGTCTCAACGAAGAGCTGACGCAACGCATCGATTCCAACCAGATTGAACGGCTTCAAAGGCACATAGTCGCACGGCAAGCCGCGAAGCGCATCGGGCGTCGCCGCCAAAGCGGCTTGCTCGCGCGCGTAAAGCGCGGCGGCGAGCGCATCGAGCGCCGCCTCTTCCTTTGGCAGCAGACCATTCACAACGAGGAATTGCTGATGGAGGCCAATCGCCGCCAGCTCCACATGCGTGCGCGCGGCTTCGCGCAGCGCGGAGTTTTGGGCGCGGGCGACAAGGATCAGGCGGGTGCGCCGACCGTCGGCCAAAGCGTCGACCGCGGCGCTATATTGCGCGCGCTGCTTTTCCAATCCGGCAAGCGGACCAAGGCAGGAGGCGTCGCCTTTCCCCGCCTCAAGGAAGCCGCTCCACGCGACGGGAAGCTGCAAAAGGCGGATGGTGTGTCCGGTCGGGGCCGTATCGAAAATGATATGGTCGTATCCCGATGTAATGGCTACGTCCGTCAACAGCGCAGTGAATTCATCGAAGGCGGCGATTTCCGTCGTGCAGGCTCCGGAAAGCTGCTCTTCAATGCCCTTCACCACGGCTTCCGGCAGCTTTCCGCGCACGGGGCCGACGATGCGGTCGCGATAGGCCTGGGCGGCGGCCTGCGGGTCGATTTCCAGCGCGAACAGGTTCGGCACAGCGTCAATCGCCGTGATTTTGTCGCCGATGCCGACCCCGAACGCCTGCCCGACATTCGAGGCCGGATCGGTGCTGACGAGCAGCACACGGCGTCCGGCTTCAGCGAGTTCTATCGCCGTCGCGCAGGCGATCGAGGTTTTCCCGACGCCGCCTTTGCCGGTGAAGAAAAGGAAGCGCGGAGCCTGTTCAAGAAATTTCATGCCGACCTTTCAGCAGCAGGACGAGCCGCTACAGCACGCGCCTTGTTTTACGTCCTCGATCTCTTTGAGGCCCGCCCAGCGCGCAAGTTCCCCGCGGTTCGGATAGCGTCCGGCGAGCGCGATTTCGCCGTCAATGAGGATCAGCGGCAGAGCGTCCTGCCCCGAGCGTTCGAGGAAACCCTTAACGCTCGCATTTTCAGCAAAGACCATGGGCTCCTGGGCGAGATTGAAGCGCTCGATGTGCACGCCGTTCTGCTTTGCCCAATCAACGTCGGCGGCAAAGGTCACGAGCGCCTGATCGGTCTCGACGCCGCAGACGCCGGTGCTGCAACACAGGGCGGGATCAAAAACTTGAATGGTTGTCATTTTCGTCCTTTCAGGATCGAGGTTGCGGCGGCCTGCCGATGACGACTTCGCCATCTTCCTTGGTGAACTCGCCAATGGCGGGATTGGGCAGAATATCGAGCACGGTTTCCGAGGGACGGCACAGCCGTGCGCCCTTCGGCGTCACGACGATTGGACGGTTGATGAGAATCGGATGTTCGAGCATGAAGCCGATCAATTCCTCCTCCGTCCACTTTGGATCGCCGAGGCCGAGCGCGTCATAGGGCGCGCCTTTCTGGCGCAGCAGCTCGCGCGCTGAAATGCCCATGGCTTTGAGTAGCTCGACAAGTCGCTCGCGCGTCGGCGGGTCTTTCAGATATTCGATGACGACCGGCTCTTCGCCGCTTTGGCGGATCATCGCCAGCGTGTTGCGCGACGTGCCGCAGGCGGGGTTGTGATAGATGGTGATGGTCATCGCTCAGGTCTCCGCGTTGTGGCCGTGTCTTGCGCCTTCAAGTTCGCCGATTTCACGCAACGATCGATGAGCGCCTTTCTTGCAAGGCGATGTCGTCGCTGCAGAGAAACAAGCAAAGCCCTCATCTTGCGCTACGTCAGGCCAAAGCATATTCCATCGATTTAAATGTGAGATGCCGCACCCCTTCCGGCGCCTCGGCAATTTTTCGAATCGCGCCCCACGTCTGCTTGAAGTTCGGGATGAGGAGTTCATTCACGCCGGGCGCCACCACATTGCCCTGCACGCCACTGGGATAGCCGAACAGCATGAACGTGTGCTTGCGCTTGGCAGTGGGAGTCGGATAGGCGATTGCTTGGGTCGAACCGTTATCGTTATAGACTTCGACGAGATCGCCGGCTTCGAGCTTCAACTCCGCCATGTCCTGCGGATTCATTTCGATGAAGGGGTAAGGCCAACGATCCATGACAAAGTCATTCTGCTGATCGAGATAGGCGCTCTGCCAGATGTGATTCGTGCGGCCGCTATTGATGAGGAACGGCCATCTCTTGCGCTCGGCCCTTTTATCTGCGAACTGCAAGCCGCGCCATTTGGTTGGCATAAAGGCGGCCTTGCCATCCTCGGTGTCGAATTTGCCGTCAGCGTAAAGGCGCTTTGACCCGATGATCTTGCCGTCCTCGAAAGCGACAGCCGGCTCTTGGAAGCCATTCGTGCCCATCCCGCGCAGCCGCTCATATGTGACGAACCGCCCGCCCTTGTTTTGCTGATGGTAACCGTCCAAGAACGCGTCTTCCTCGTTCTTCCAGTCGAACCCCTTGAATCGGTCAGCGTATTTATTCTTGCCCTGTTCACGCAGCACACGCTCCATATGCTTGGCGATGCGAGCGGCGATCAGGCAGTCTGGCAGGGCCTGGCCGGGCGGGTCCATGTAGCGCTCGGTGAGTCGCATACGCCGCTCGCCGTTCATCGAAGTGAGATTCATCTCGCCCGACGTCGCCGCAGGCAGACAGACGTGACAGGCCTGACTGATTTGGCTCGGCACGATGTCGACGTCGACGGCGAAGAGGCCACCCTTCTTGATCGCCGCCATGATCGTCTTCACCATGCGCGCGCGATCGCCGTAAGGCGCGGACATCATCGCATCCTTCACGATGTCCGTGCGTTTCTTGTAAGCCTGCTTGAACTTGAAGGCATTTAGCGTCGTCTTATAGTGATCGCAGCCCCAGATGTGGTGCACGCCGCCTTTGCCTGCGATGAGAAGCTTGTCGACGTAGTGGGCTGGCCGCGGCCCAGGGTAATCGGGCCGCGCATAGCCCTCCTGATGGCCGCCCATGCGCACGCAGCCGCCGCCCGGCCGGCCAATGTTTCCCGTCGCGAGCGCAAGGTTCACGAGCGCGCCGTTGGTGCGGTAGTTGTCGTTGCTGAAGATCAGGCCTTTCTCATAGGCGAACATCGCACGGCGTCGTGCGCCGCCGGCTTTAGGTTCGGCGATCCACGCCGCCGATCGGCGAATCTGGTCTACCGTCAGCCCTGTGATTTGCGCGGCTTCCTCGAGGCTCATCTTGTTGGCGGCGAGCGCCTCGTCGAAATTCTTGGTCGAGGCGGCGATGAACGCCCGATCAATCCAACCTTTCTCGGCGATGTAGGTGAACCAGGCGTTGAGCAGCGCGAGGTCCGTTCCTGAGTTGATCGCGAGATGCATCACGCGGTCCTTGCCCGCCTCAACCTCGCAGGCGTTCACCGTCACGGTTCGCCGTGGATCGACAACTATGATGCGCACAGGATCGTCTGGCGCTGATCCGAATTCGGCTTTCTTTTTTGCCACGGTCGCGCCGCGCAGGTTCGGCAGCCAATGATTGAGAAAATAATTGGTCTGCGTCTCGAGCGCGTTCGTGCCGACGGCGACGATCGTGTCCGCAAGCTCCGCGTCCTCATAACAATTATTAAGCTCATCCACGCCCATGTCGCGACTCGCATGGACTTCGGAATTGTAGGCGGGGCGATTGTGAATGCGGATATTCTTGACCTTCAGCGCGCCGAAATACAGCTTGCCGGTGCCCCAAGTGTTTTCGTAGCCGCCGCCAGCGCCGCCGTGATCGTAAGCCGAGACGAACAGGCTGTCCTCGCCCATTTCACTGATGACGCCCACGGTCACGCGGGCGACGAGATCGAGCGCATCGTCCCAGCTCGTCGGCTGCATCTGACCATAGCGCCAAACCATCGGATTCGTTAGACGCTGCAACTGAGTATTCCGCGCACGCGAATAGCTCATCTCCGCCATACGCGCGCCGCGTATCGAGGCCAAACCGGAATTGACGACGCAATCCTCGTCGGGCTTGATGACGAGGTGCACGTCTTCGCCATTCTGGCGCACGATATTGTACATCGATGGCGCGTACCACGCCGCAGCCTCGGCCTGCTGCTGCTTGGAGAGATCTACGCCGAACTTGTTCTCGTCGGGCGCGGCGCCGCCTTGCTTGTTGATCGGCCATGTGTAGGCCTTGTAACCGCACCCGACGATGCAATAGTGGCAGACGACGTTAAACTCCCTTGCATCCCTTGGAACGATGGGGAGTCGATCGATCTGACGCTTGTAAGCCATCGCCTTGCCCCTCAAAGCACGTTGGACAGCCGGCCATAGAGAAGCTCATCGACGCCTTCCGCGTAGATGTCGCCCTTGACGTCAATGCGCAGGAAGTATTGCGGCAGATTTTGAGCGCCGTGACCCCAGATTTGCAGACCGCCGGCCTCGCAGTCGAAACGCGAAAAATGCGCTGGGCAGTTGAATGTGCGATCGTCGCCGCTGTAACTTAGCGGAACCCCCCGGTGCGGGCAGATCGTAGAGAAACCCACGATATCGGCGTCGGGACCGACGCCATTTGGCGCGGACCTGCCGAGCTTGACCAGAACGCCCGGCGCGTCGTCGTCAGGATATGCCACGCTCAACGGCTCGTTGACCTTGAGATCGCGAATATTCGCAAGCCGATTGGACGGGTATTCGACCCGAGCCTGCGCCTGGGCTGCTCGGGCGGCGCCCGCGGAAGGCGTCGCCGCGGCGGCGCCGACCACAGCGATGCTTTCAAGAAACCTGCGGCGACCGACGCCGAATGATGTGTTGTGTCTCTTCATGCGCTTTTCGTTTGTGTAGACTGCGACAGATCATCTGTACATGTCACGTCAGACAGCGGAGCGCTCATTGCAAGCCTATCAAGGTTCGCGAACGGCCTGCAATCAACTCATGCGGGATTTCGCTCGGAGCGTCGCGCCTGCCCGCGCGATCGAGGGATCGAAACTTCTGTGATCGCCATGTCGTGCCGTTTCATTTACAGGGCTGCCTGTGGGAAGCGCCGCAAGCCTGATTGTGATAGATGGTGATGGTCATCGCTCAGGCGTCCGTTTTGTGGCCATGGCTTGCGCCTTCGAGTTCGCCGATTTCACGCAAACGGTCCCTGAGCGCCAATTTATCGAGTCGCTTGATCGGCGTTGCGAGCAGGTAAGAAATCCGGAGCCTGAGATAGCGAAATGC
This window of the Methylocystis hirsuta genome carries:
- the arsA gene encoding arsenical pump-driving ATPase → MKFLEQAPRFLFFTGKGGVGKTSIACATAIELAEAGRRVLLVSTDPASNVGQAFGVGIGDKITAIDAVPNLFALEIDPQAAAQAYRDRIVGPVRGKLPEAVVKGIEEQLSGACTTEIAAFDEFTALLTDVAITSGYDHIIFDTAPTGHTIRLLQLPVAWSGFLEAGKGDASCLGPLAGLEKQRAQYSAAVDALADGRRTRLILVARAQNSALREAARTHVELAAIGLHQQFLVVNGLLPKEEAALDALAAALYAREQAALAATPDALRGLPCDYVPLKPFNLVGIDALRQLFVETPPHLDAAVGEAVELHAPSLSELVDGVAADGHGLVMLMGKGGVGKTTLAAAVAVELAHRGLPVHLTTSDPAAHLAETLHGSLDNLTVSRIDPRAETERYRQEVLRTKGAKLDAQGRALLEEDLRSPCTEEIAVFQAFSRIIREAGEKFVVMDTAPTGHTLLLLDATGAYHREVARMLDARGAHYTTPMMQLQDARRTKVLLVTLAETTPVLEAANLQADLRRAGIEPWAWVINNSVAAARPRSPLLRKRAENELAEMEKVATTHARRYAVVPLLRDEPVGAPRLLELAGHATEPA
- the arsD gene encoding arsenite efflux transporter metallochaperone ArsD, with the protein product MTTIQVFDPALCCSTGVCGVETDQALVTFAADVDWAKQNGVHIERFNLAQEPMVFAENASVKGFLERSGQDALPLILIDGEIALAGRYPNRGELARWAGLKEIEDVKQGACCSGSSCC
- the arsC gene encoding arsenate reductase (glutaredoxin) (This arsenate reductase requires both glutathione and glutaredoxin to convert arsenate to arsenite, after which the efflux transporter formed by ArsA and ArsB can extrude the arsenite from the cell, providing resistance.), which translates into the protein MTITIYHNPACGTSRNTLAMIRQSGEEPVVIEYLKDPPTRERLVELLKAMGISARELLRQKGAPYDALGLGDPKWTEEELIGFMLEHPILINRPIVVTPKGARLCRPSETVLDILPNPAIGEFTKEDGEVVIGRPPQPRS
- a CDS encoding arsenate reductase (azurin) large subunit; translated protein: MAYKRQIDRLPIVPRDAREFNVVCHYCIVGCGYKAYTWPINKQGGAAPDENKFGVDLSKQQQAEAAAWYAPSMYNIVRQNGEDVHLVIKPDEDCVVNSGLASIRGARMAEMSYSRARNTQLQRLTNPMVWRYGQMQPTSWDDALDLVARVTVGVISEMGEDSLFVSAYDHGGAGGGYENTWGTGKLYFGALKVKNIRIHNRPAYNSEVHASRDMGVDELNNCYEDAELADTIVAVGTNALETQTNYFLNHWLPNLRGATVAKKKAEFGSAPDDPVRIIVVDPRRTVTVNACEVEAGKDRVMHLAINSGTDLALLNAWFTYIAEKGWIDRAFIAASTKNFDEALAANKMSLEEAAQITGLTVDQIRRSAAWIAEPKAGGARRRAMFAYEKGLIFSNDNYRTNGALVNLALATGNIGRPGGGCVRMGGHQEGYARPDYPGPRPAHYVDKLLIAGKGGVHHIWGCDHYKTTLNAFKFKQAYKKRTDIVKDAMMSAPYGDRARMVKTIMAAIKKGGLFAVDVDIVPSQISQACHVCLPAATSGEMNLTSMNGERRMRLTERYMDPPGQALPDCLIAARIAKHMERVLREQGKNKYADRFKGFDWKNEEDAFLDGYHQQNKGGRFVTYERLRGMGTNGFQEPAVAFEDGKIIGSKRLYADGKFDTEDGKAAFMPTKWRGLQFADKRAERKRWPFLINSGRTNHIWQSAYLDQQNDFVMDRWPYPFIEMNPQDMAELKLEAGDLVEVYNDNGSTQAIAYPTPTAKRKHTFMLFGYPSGVQGNVVAPGVNELLIPNFKQTWGAIRKIAEAPEGVRHLTFKSMEYALA
- a CDS encoding arsenate reductase (azurin) small subunit; the protein is MKRHNTSFGVGRRRFLESIAVVGAAAATPSAGAARAAQAQARVEYPSNRLANIRDLKVNEPLSVAYPDDDAPGVLVKLGRSAPNGVGPDADIVGFSTICPHRGVPLSYSGDDRTFNCPAHFSRFDCEAGGLQIWGHGAQNLPQYFLRIDVKGDIYAEGVDELLYGRLSNVL